A window of Pseudomonas putida genomic DNA:
GTGGGTGGTGGAGGCGACGCTGAAGCCCGGCGCCCAGCACATCTACGCCAAGCGACGCTTCTATGTGGACGAAGACACCTGGGCCATTCTCGAAACCGACAGCTACGATGCTGGCGGCCATCTGTGGCGTACATCACAGGCCCACAGCTTCTACCACCCGAGCGGCGAGGTGGCGGTCAATGCAATGGAGGTCACCTATGACCTCAAGAGTGGCCGCTACCATGCGTCGGGGCTGATCAACGAGCAGCGTCGCCCGTTCGACTTCAATGTTCGCACCAGCCTTTCGTATTTTTCTCCCGGCGCCCTGCGCAGCTTTGGCGTGCGCTGATGGGCGTGTTTGAACCACGGCCGGGCTGGGCTCGGCGTCTGCTGGGGCAGGGCGAAGCGCCCGACCCTCGCTTCACCTTGGCCAACGAGCGCACTTTCCTGGCCTGGATCCGTACCGCGCTGGCGTTGCTGGGAGGTGGCATTGCCATCGAGACCTTTGCCGGCCAGGCCCTGCAGGCACCGCTTCGGCTCTGGCTTGTCGGCAGCCTGATGTTGCTGAGCATGTTGCTGAGCGCCGGCGCCTGCCTGCGCTGGCTGCGTGTGGAGCGTGCCTTGCGTCAGCGCCGGCCATTACCGCTGCCGGCGCTGGTGCCGCTGTTGGCACTGGGTTGCCTGATCGCGGCGTTGATGGCCGCTGTCGTGTTGTGGCCGCGCTGGCATGTCTGATCCGGGCTTGCAGGCCGAACGCACCGAACTGGCTTGGCGGCGTACCTGGCTGGCACTGGTGGCAGTCGCGGGGTTGGCTTTGCGACAGGGCGACCTGGCGCTGGCGGCAGTGGTCGGCTTCGCAACGCTGACGCTGTTGGCCCGCCAGGGGCGGCGCTACAGCGAGGGGCTGGCGATGTTGCGGGCCGAGCGCGGTCAGCCTGCGATTTTGCCGGTAGTGGTGCTGGGTAGCGCGGTGTGCCTGATGGCGCTGGCAGGGTTGTACCGGTTGGCGAACGGGGGCTGAAACCCCTCCCACAGGTACGATGTGAATCCAGACGCGATTGCGGTACCTGTGAGAGCGGGCTTGCCGGCGAAGACGCCGGCGCTCAAGGGGTCACGATGTTGAAACGGGAATCGGCATTCTCCAGGCCGCCCATGAAACGCAGGAACTTCACCCGCTCGCCTTCGATGGAGATCTCGCCCAGCGTGGCTTCCTTGAGGAATCCGGTCTGCTTCAGGGCAATGCGGTCCAACGTCTGTTTGCTCATGCTCACCTGCACATCGGCCTGGGCGTGACGAGTCAGGTCGCGATGGGTGAGCACGCCGTTGCGCAGGGTCAGGGCGTAGTCTTCGCCCAGGTCGGTGAAGCGCCAGTTGATGCTCAGATCGCTCTCCGCCGCCTTGAAGGCATCCACCCGTACCCCAAGGTAATCGAAGAACAGGCTTGGGGTCAGTGCCCGCACCATGTCGTCGGCATTGCCGCCACTGCCGGTAGCGGCGGCTACTCCACCGCGCAGCTCCTGGGCGCCGCTAAGGTAGGCGTTGCGCCAGGTAGCGTTCTCGCTCTGGTAACCCAGCTGTTCCAGCGCATCGGCCTGCAGTTCGCGCGCTGCGGTATTGCCCGGTTCTGCGAATACCAGATGGTTCACCAGCTGCGCGACCCAGCGGTAGTCACCTTCGGCAAAGGCTTGGCGTGCCTGGGCCAGCACCTGATCGGCGCCACCCATTGCCGCCACGTAGCGCTTGCCGGCAGCTTGCGGCGGTAGTGGGTCGAGGTTGGCCGGGTTGCCATCGTAAAAGCCCATGTAGCGTTGGTAGACCGCACGTACGTTATGGCTAAGCGAGCCGTAGTAGTCGCGGCTGTACCACTTGCTGGCCAGGCGCGGCGGAAGGTTGGCCAGGCTCTGGGCGATTTCCATTGGTGTCTGGCCCTGGTTGATCAGGCGCAAGGTCTGGCTATCGATGAAGGCATACATGTCGCGCTGGTCGGCCAGGTACTCGCGGATTGACGGCCCGCCCCAGGTCGGCCAGTGATGCTGGGCAAACACTACCTCGGCCTGATCGCCGTAACGCAACAGCGATTGGTCCAGGTAGTGCGCCCAGACTTTCGGGTCGCGTACCAGCGCACCGCGCAGGGTCAGCACATTGTGCTGCACGTGGGTGGCGTTCTCGGCCATGCACAGAGCCTTGAACCCAGGGAAGTAGATGTTCATCTCCGCTGGCGCTTCGGTGCCCGGGGTCAACTGGAACTCTACCTCCACGCCGCTGAGGGTCATGCGTTGCAGCGGCTGGCTGATTTCCAGCGTCGGCGCTATCAGGCTGACGGTGGCGTTGGCCGGCACCCCTTTGCCCAGACCGGCATCCACCTGGCCGCGTGGCCCGCGGGGCAGGGGGGCGCCGTACATGTACTGGGCGCGGCGCTTCATGGCCGGGCCGGCCAGCACGTTTTCGCCGATGGCATGCTCGAAGAAGCCTTCGGGTGCAATGACCTGGACCTTGCCGGCCTTTACGTCCGCCTCGTCGATCACCCCGCGCGCGCCGCCGAAATGGTCGATGTGCGGGTGGGTGTAGATCAGCGTGGTCACCGGCTACATGCGCGGGCGGTGCCGAAAATACAGTTCAAGGCCCGCCCTGGCGGTTTCGACGGCCAGCAGCGGATCGAGCACGATCAGCCCGTCCTGGCCTTCAACGATGGTCATGTTGGCCAGGTCCAGGCCGCGGACCTGGTAGATGCCTTCGGTGACCTTGAACAGGCCGGCGATGGTGTTCAGCTGGGCGATGCGCCACAGGCTGGGGTTTACCGTGGCCGGGGCCTGCGTCGGGTCGAGAAAACGATACTGACCCAGGTCCCACACAGTCTTGCCATCGGCCGTCGCGACCGGCCCGTCGAAGCGTTCGAGCAGCCCGCGTCGGGCCGCTTCGAAATCCCCGTGGTCATCGAAAGGCAGGCGTTGCAGCCATTGCTGGTTGCTGGCCTGGGTGGCCGGGGTGGCGTCCTTTGCCGCCGTAGTGGCCAGGCTCGGGAGGGGCGCCAGCAGGGCGAGCGCCAGCATCGACAGTGGGAAGCGCATGGTGTGTCCTTGTTGTTATGGTGGCGGACCACTGTAGGGGACGGGTTCAGGCACCAGCCAATACCAGAGCGGCATGGTTGCCATCGCATTTGCTGATGGCCTCAGGCAGACGGAAGCTCCAGGATCTGCTCCACCAGCCAGGCCAGGGCGGGGTCGTGCCGACGATGGGTCAGGTGCACCAGTTCCAGCTCGAAGGGCTCCAGGGCGAAGGGCAGTTCGTGCACCGCCAAGGGCAGCAACTTCGCGAACTGCTGCGCAAGTTGCCGCGGCAGCACCACGCACATTTCGGTGGCGGCGGCCAGATGCGCTGCTTGAAGGTAGTTGGGGGTGGTGTAGGCAATTTGCCGGGTCAGGCCTTGTTCTGCCAGCCATTGGTCGACCATGCCGCGGGTCTGGCCACCGTGTACCCAGATGTGCCGCAAACCGAGAAACGCCTGAAGATCCAGTGCCTGGTCCGGCGCCAGCTGCGGATGCTTCTGGCGCAACGCGACTTGCAGGGTTTCACGCCTCCAGGGGCGGCGGCTGAAGCGCGCCGGTACCTCATCGAAGCGCCCCAGTACCAGGTCGAGGTCGCCGCGGTCCAGCGCTTCGGCCGGCAGGTTGGGAGCCAGGTGCACCACATCGATGCGCAAGTGCGGGGCCAGTACCTGCAGGCGCCCTAGCAGCGGCGGCATGCACAACTGTTCGACGAAGTCGGTAAGGGCGATGCGCAGCTGACGGTGGCTGCGCTGTGGCTCGAAGGCATCGCCAGTGGCCAGGGTCTGCTCGATTTGTTGCAGCGCCGCTCGAATCGGCCCTTCCAGTGCCAACGCCCGTGGTGTAGGGCGCATGCGCCGGCCCACACGAACCAGCAGCGGGTCGCCCAGCTGGTCGCGCAGCCGCGCCAGGGCGTTGCTGACAGTGGGCTGGGTCAGGGCCAGGCGTTCAGCCGCCCGTGAGACGTTCTGCTCGCGCAGCAACATGTCGAAAACCCGCAGCAGGTTCAGATCGAAGTTAGAAATATTCATGGGCAGAATATATGGCATACGAAATTGAAATTTCAAAAATACCTGCGGCCTGCTTAGGGTGATGCCTGTCCTCATACCTACAACAAGCAGGAGCGTTGCGCGTGAATACCCCCTTTCCGATCAACCAGGTGGCCGTGATAGGCGCAGGTACGATGGGCCGCGGCATTGTCATCAGCCTCGCCAGTGCCGGGCTGTCGGTGCTGTGGCTCGACAGCAACGCATCAGCCCTGGACGCTGGCCTGAGCATGGTCAGCCAGGCCTGGACCCAGCAGGTGGAGAAGCAGCGTGTCACCCAGGCCGAGGCCGAAGCCTGCCAGGCGCGGGTGCAGGCGGTGGATGGCTACGCCGCGCTGGCCCAGGCCGATCTGGTGATCGAGGCAGTGTATGAAAGCCTTGAACTCAAACAGGAAATCTTCCGGGCCCTGGATCAGCACCTCAAACCGGAGGCGATCCTGGCCAGTAATACCTCGGCGCTGGACATCGACGCGATCGCGGCGGTAACCCGGCGACCGTCACACGTTCTGGGCCTGCATTTCTTCAGCCCCGCGCATGTCATGAAGCTGCTCGAAATAGTGCGCGGCGCGCACACCGACCAGGCTGTGCTCCATACCGCCCTGGCGCTGGGCGAGCGCCTGGGCAAGGTGGCGGTAGTGGCCGGCAACTGCCCCGGTTTCATTGGCAATCGCATGCTGCGCAGTTATGTGGCCGAAGCGCGCAAGTTGCTGCTCGAAGGCGCGCTGCCGCACCAGGTGGATGCGGTGCTGCAACAGTTCGGTTTTGCCATGGGCCCGTTTCGCATGTACGACGTGGTCGGCATCGACCTGGAATGGCGTGCCCGCCAGCTGGCCAGGCAGGGCATGCACGATCCGCTGGTGCAAGTGGATAATGCGCTGTGTGATCTGGGCCGGCTGGGTCAGAAGACGGGGAAGGGTTATTACCGTTATGCACCTGGCAGCCGCCAGGCCGAGCATGACCCCGAGGTCGACGCCCTGGTGCTCAATATCTCCAACGACCTGGGTTACCGACGCCGAGGCATCAGCGCCGAGGAAATCGTCGAGCGCTGCCTGCTGGCGCTGGTCAACGAGGGCGCGAAGATTCTGCAGGAAGGCATCGCTGCCAGCAGCGCCGACATCGACCGGGTGTGGCTCAATGGTTATGGCTTCCCTGCGGCCAAAGGCGGCCCGATGCGCTGGGCCGATGACCAGGGTGCAGCATTCGTCCTGGCCCGGCTGGAATACCTGCAAAGTGTACTGGGCGAGCACTGGCGCCCGGCCGCTCTGCTCTACACGCTGGTGGCCAACGGCAAGCGTTTCGAGCAGCAGGCGGAGGTTCAGGCATGAACTACCAGGCTCCCTTGCGCGACATGCGCTTCGTGCTGCACGAGCTGTTCGACGTTGCCGCCCATTGTCAGCAGCTGGGTATCGAACTGGACCGCGACACGCTCGACGGCATACTGGAAGAGGCCGCGCGCTTTACCGGCGAGGTAGTCGCTCCGCTCAACCGCAACAGTGACGAGCAGGGCTGCCAGCTGGTTGAGGGGGAGGTCATCACGCCCGATGGTTTCCGCGACGCCTACCGGCAGTACGTGGCCCATGGCTGGGCCAGCATGACCGGGCCGCAGGCTTACGGCGGGCAGGGGCTGCCGCAAATGGCCTCCGCCAGCTTCCACGAGATGCTGATGGCCGCGTCGTTGTCGTTCCGCATCTACTCCGGCCTCACCGAGGGTGCCGTGCTGGCCCTGCATCGCCATGGAAGCCCGGCGTTGCAGCAGTCTTATCTGGCGCGCATGGTCAGTGGCGAGTGGGCCGGCACCATGTGCCTCACCGAGCCGCAGGCCGGCACCGACCTGGCCTTGCTGCGCACCCGCGCCCAGCCGCAGGTCGACGGTTCCTGTCGCATCACAGGCAGCAAGATCTTCATCAGTGGCGGCGAACAGGACCTGACCGACAATATCGTTCATCTGGTACTTGCACGCCTGCCCGATGCGCCGGCCGGGGTGCGGGGCATCAGCCTGTTCCTGGTGCCCAAGCTGCTGCCGGGCGGCGAACGCAACGCGTTGGGCTGTGGCGCGCTGGAGCACAAGATGGGCATCAAGGGCGCCTCGACTTGCGTTATGAATTTCGACGGTGCCCAGGGATGGCTGGTAGGCGAGGCCAACCAAGGCCTGGCGTGCATGTTTACCATGATGAACGACGCCCGTTTCCAAGTCGGCCTTCAGGGGCTGGGCATCGCCGAAGCGGCCTTCCAGGGTGGCCTGGCCTATGCACGCGAACGCTTGCAATCGCGCGCTCTGACCGGCCCGGCGGCAGCGAACAAGCCGGCCGATCCGATCATTGTCCACCCGGATGTGCGACGCATGCTGCTGACCCAGAAAACCCTCACCGAGGGCTGCCGTATGCTGGCCATCTATACCGCCCGGCAGCTCGACCTGGAACACGCAGCGGCGAGCGATCAGGCGCGCGAGGGCGCAACCCGGCGGGCAGCACTGCTGATCCCGATCGTCAAGGCGTTTTTTACCGATGTCGGGCAGGAGGTAGCCAGCCTTGGCGTGCAGCTATATGGCGGACACGGCTATATCCGCGAGTGGGGCATGGAGCAGTTGATGCGCGACAGCCGTATCACCCAGCTCTATGAAGGCACCAACGGCATCCAGGCTCTCGACCTGGTGCGCCGCAAGCTGCTGGGCGACGGCGGGGCCGAGCTGAACTTGCTGGTCGATGAACTGGCCCTGCATGTCGAGGCGGCTGGTGTCGGAGGTGGTCTGCATGCCATGGCGACAGCGGTCGGGCAGCGCCTGGAGGAATGGCGTGCGCTGGCAGGCCATGTAGTCGAGGCTTGCCAGCGTGACCCTCAGGAAATGGGCGCGGTCTCGGTGGACTTCCTGGCCTACTCGGCCTATGTGCTGCTTGCCGCGTTGTGGCTGCAGGCGGCCGTGCGCGCCGAGACGGCGCTGGCTGGCGGCAGTGCCGAAACGGATTTCTACCGGGCCAAGCTGCACGCGGCGCAGTTCTACTGGCGACGCGTCCTGCCCCGCGCCACCGCGCACCGCGAAGCCCTGCTGGGCGGTGCAGATTGCCTCATGGCACTGCCAGCGAGCGACTTTGCCTTCTGACGCAGGGCCAACGACGACAAGGAGAGCCAGATGCAGCCTTTCAGCTTTGCCACTACCGGGCAGATCCTCTGCGAAGCGGGCGCGGTGCAGCGCCTTGCCACTCTGTGCCGCGAGCGCGGCGCACGGCGCGTGCTGATCGTCAGTGACCCCGGTATCGCCCGCCTGGGTATGCTTGATGATCTGCTGCCGGGATTCACGACGGCCAAGGTCGGCGTGGCTATCTTCAGCGAGGTTACCGCCGACCCCAGCGAAGCCTGTGTACTGGCCGCCACCCAGCGGGCCCGGCATATCGGTGCCGACCTGGTGGTAGGTTTTGGCGGCGGCAGTTCGATGGATGTTGCCAAGCTGGTCGCGCTGCTGGCCCACCGCGACTGCAACCAGCCGCTTGCCGAGCTCTATGGCGTGGACAAGGCCAAGGGCCGACGCCTGCCGTTGATCCAGGTGCCGACCACGGCCGGCACCGGTTCGGAGGTGACGCCGATCGCCATCGTCACCACCGGCGCCACCAGCAAGATGGGCATCGTCTCGCCGCTGCTGCTGCCGGACCTGGCGGTACTCGATGCCGTGTGCACCCTCGGCCTGCCCCCGGCGGTAACCGCTGCAACCGGTATCGATGCCATGGTGCATGCCATCGAAGCCTATACCAGCCGTCTCAAGCGCAACCCGCTGTCGAGCCTGCTGGCGCGCGAGGCCCTGCGGCTGCTGGCGGAAAACCTGGATCAGGCCGTGCACAACGGCGGCAATCTGGACGCGCGTCAGGCCATGCTGCTGGGCGCCTGCCTGGCCGGCCAGGCGTTTGCCAATGCTCCGGTGGCGGCCGTGCACGCGCTGGCATATCCATTGGGTGGGCACTTCCACATTCCCCATGGCCTGTCCAATGCATTGGTGTTGCCGCATGTGCTGCGTTTCAACCTGCCCGTGGCGGTGACGGACTATGCCCAGCTGGCGGTGCCCCTGTTGGGCGCACGGTTGCAGCCTGGCGACCTGTACCGGCAGGCTGATCAGTTCGTCGAGGAACTGGCCGCGCTGGGCGCCCGCTGCGGTTTGCCTGGGCGGCTGCGTGATGCCGATGTTCCGCGCCATCGCCTGCCGCAACTGGCAGAAGATGCCATGCAACAGCAGCGCCTGCTGATCAACAACCCGCGTGAAGTCACCCAGGCCGATGCACTGGCCATCTACGAGGCTGCCTACTGATGAGTGTGCATCGGCAACGTGACTACTACCGGCACTACACGCCAATCGCCACCCGTTGGCATGACAATGACGCCTACGGGCACGTGAACAACGTGGTCTATTACGGCTTTTTCGACAGCGCCGTGAACCGCCTGCTGATCGAGCAGGGCGGACTGGATATCCACCATGGCGCGGCGATTGCGCTGGTGGTCAGTTCGGCCTGCGACTACCAGTCGCCTGTAGCGTTTCCGCAGGGCATCGAGGTGGGCCTGGCGGTAAGCCGGCTGGGCAACACCTCGGTGCAGTACCAGTTGGCCGTATTCATCCAGGGCCAATCCCTGGCTTGCGCTACCGGACGCTTCGTCCATGTATTCGTCGACCGGGAGGGCCGACGCCCGGTCCCGGTGCCTGCCCGCTTGCGGCAGGTGTTGAGCGAACTGCAGCCTTTATCCCCTGAGGAATTTCGACCATGAAAGACGCCGTGATCGTAGCCACTGCCCGTACACCCATCGGCAAAGCCATGCGTGGCGCCTTCAACGACCT
This region includes:
- a CDS encoding iron-containing alcohol dehydrogenase, whose product is MQPFSFATTGQILCEAGAVQRLATLCRERGARRVLIVSDPGIARLGMLDDLLPGFTTAKVGVAIFSEVTADPSEACVLAATQRARHIGADLVVGFGGGSSMDVAKLVALLAHRDCNQPLAELYGVDKAKGRRLPLIQVPTTAGTGSEVTPIAIVTTGATSKMGIVSPLLLPDLAVLDAVCTLGLPPAVTAATGIDAMVHAIEAYTSRLKRNPLSSLLAREALRLLAENLDQAVHNGGNLDARQAMLLGACLAGQAFANAPVAAVHALAYPLGGHFHIPHGLSNALVLPHVLRFNLPVAVTDYAQLAVPLLGARLQPGDLYRQADQFVEELAALGARCGLPGRLRDADVPRHRLPQLAEDAMQQQRLLINNPREVTQADALAIYEAAY
- a CDS encoding thioesterase family protein; the encoded protein is MSVHRQRDYYRHYTPIATRWHDNDAYGHVNNVVYYGFFDSAVNRLLIEQGGLDIHHGAAIALVVSSACDYQSPVAFPQGIEVGLAVSRLGNTSVQYQLAVFIQGQSLACATGRFVHVFVDREGRRPVPVPARLRQVLSELQPLSPEEFRP
- a CDS encoding LysR family transcriptional regulator; this encodes MPYILPMNISNFDLNLLRVFDMLLREQNVSRAAERLALTQPTVSNALARLRDQLGDPLLVRVGRRMRPTPRALALEGPIRAALQQIEQTLATGDAFEPQRSHRQLRIALTDFVEQLCMPPLLGRLQVLAPHLRIDVVHLAPNLPAEALDRGDLDLVLGRFDEVPARFSRRPWRRETLQVALRQKHPQLAPDQALDLQAFLGLRHIWVHGGQTRGMVDQWLAEQGLTRQIAYTTPNYLQAAHLAAATEMCVVLPRQLAQQFAKLLPLAVHELPFALEPFELELVHLTHRRHDPALAWLVEQILELPSA
- a CDS encoding DUF202 domain-containing protein translates to MGVFEPRPGWARRLLGQGEAPDPRFTLANERTFLAWIRTALALLGGGIAIETFAGQALQAPLRLWLVGSLMLLSMLLSAGACLRWLRVERALRQRRPLPLPALVPLLALGCLIAALMAAVVLWPRWHV
- a CDS encoding 3-hydroxyacyl-CoA dehydrogenase NAD-binding domain-containing protein, encoding MNTPFPINQVAVIGAGTMGRGIVISLASAGLSVLWLDSNASALDAGLSMVSQAWTQQVEKQRVTQAEAEACQARVQAVDGYAALAQADLVIEAVYESLELKQEIFRALDQHLKPEAILASNTSALDIDAIAAVTRRPSHVLGLHFFSPAHVMKLLEIVRGAHTDQAVLHTALALGERLGKVAVVAGNCPGFIGNRMLRSYVAEARKLLLEGALPHQVDAVLQQFGFAMGPFRMYDVVGIDLEWRARQLARQGMHDPLVQVDNALCDLGRLGQKTGKGYYRYAPGSRQAEHDPEVDALVLNISNDLGYRRRGISAEEIVERCLLALVNEGAKILQEGIAASSADIDRVWLNGYGFPAAKGGPMRWADDQGAAFVLARLEYLQSVLGEHWRPAALLYTLVANGKRFEQQAEVQA
- a CDS encoding acyl-CoA dehydrogenase C-terminal domain-containing protein, which gives rise to MNYQAPLRDMRFVLHELFDVAAHCQQLGIELDRDTLDGILEEAARFTGEVVAPLNRNSDEQGCQLVEGEVITPDGFRDAYRQYVAHGWASMTGPQAYGGQGLPQMASASFHEMLMAASLSFRIYSGLTEGAVLALHRHGSPALQQSYLARMVSGEWAGTMCLTEPQAGTDLALLRTRAQPQVDGSCRITGSKIFISGGEQDLTDNIVHLVLARLPDAPAGVRGISLFLVPKLLPGGERNALGCGALEHKMGIKGASTCVMNFDGAQGWLVGEANQGLACMFTMMNDARFQVGLQGLGIAEAAFQGGLAYARERLQSRALTGPAAANKPADPIIVHPDVRRMLLTQKTLTEGCRMLAIYTARQLDLEHAAASDQAREGATRRAALLIPIVKAFFTDVGQEVASLGVQLYGGHGYIREWGMEQLMRDSRITQLYEGTNGIQALDLVRRKLLGDGGAELNLLVDELALHVEAAGVGGGLHAMATAVGQRLEEWRALAGHVVEACQRDPQEMGAVSVDFLAYSAYVLLAALWLQAAVRAETALAGGSAETDFYRAKLHAAQFYWRRVLPRATAHREALLGGADCLMALPASDFAF
- a CDS encoding DUF202 domain-containing protein; protein product: MSDPGLQAERTELAWRRTWLALVAVAGLALRQGDLALAAVVGFATLTLLARQGRRYSEGLAMLRAERGQPAILPVVVLGSAVCLMALAGLYRLANGG